Proteins encoded by one window of Mycolicibacterium sp. ND9-15:
- a CDS encoding IS5 family transposase (programmed frameshift), with the protein MSRFELLSDAQWALIEDLLPVRTGKRGRPFQNARSMVEGIIYRYRCGIAWRDVPEAFGPWQSIWTWHRRMSADGTWDSVLARLLAAAEEAGIIDWAVAVDSTIARAHQHATNVTRHTQGAGSNYTNPGVEPPDHGIGRSRGGLTSKIHHLVDGRGRPMVVLVGPGQAHDGPVFEHLLAHLKVDRRRGGRARTRPDRVRGDRAYSSRVTRTRLRRRGIGAVIPEPSDQIAHRKRRGSRGGRPPAFDAEDYKGRNVVERNFNVVKQWRGLATRYDKLAIVYRGAAVLRAITLWLPHLSDTP; encoded by the exons ATGTCGCGATTCGAGTTGTTGTCCGATGCCCAGTGGGCGTTGATCGAGGATCTGTTGCCAGTGCGGACGGGCAAGCGGGGCAGGCCTTTCCAGAATGCCCGCTCGATGGTGGAGGGGATCATCTATCGGTATCGGTGTGGAATCGCCTGGCGTGATGTTCCCGAGGCGTTTGGGCCGTGGCAGTCGATCTGGACCTGGCATCGACGGATGAGTGCCGATGGCACCTGGGACAGCGTGTTGGCGCGGTTGCTAGCCGCCGCCGAGGAGGCCGGGATCATCGATTGGGCGGTGGCCGTGGATTCCACGATTGCGCGCGCCCATCAGCACGCCACGAACGTCACCCGCCA CACACAGGGGGCTGGGTCGAATTACACGAATCCGGGCGTCGAGCCGCCTGACCACGGTATCGGTCGCTCACGCGGCGGGCTGACCAGCAAGATCCATCACCTCGTCGACGGCCGAGGACGACCCATGGTGGTGCTTGTGGGCCCTGGCCAAGCCCACGACGGGCCGGTGTTCGAGCATTTGCTCGCGCACTTGAAAGTGGACCGCCGCCGCGGTGGCCGAGCGCGTACTCGTCCTGATCGCGTCCGCGGGGATCGGGCCTATTCCAGCCGCGTGACCCGCACTCGACTCCGCCGGCGCGGCATCGGCGCAGTGATTCCCGAACCGTCCGATCAGATCGCCCACCGCAAGCGGCGAGGATCGCGCGGCGGACGACCACCGGCTTTCGACGCCGAGGATTACAAGGGCCGCAACGTCGTTGAACGCAACTTCAACGTCGTTAAGCAATGGCGCGGATTGGCCACCCGCTACGACAAACTCGCCATCGTCTACCGCGGCGCAGCAGTCCTACGCGCCATCACCCTCTGGCTACCCCATTTATCAGACACGCCCTAG
- a CDS encoding CopG family transcriptional regulator, producing MGMTLRTNEKQTEALRRQAAAEGRSMQAVALSAIDEYIERRAHQTDVKAVLDKVIEREQGVLRRLGRV from the coding sequence ATGGGTATGACTCTGCGCACGAACGAGAAGCAGACCGAGGCGTTGCGCAGGCAGGCTGCTGCCGAGGGACGGTCCATGCAGGCCGTGGCCCTATCGGCGATCGATGAGTACATCGAGCGTCGTGCTCATCAAACCGACGTGAAAGCGGTGTTGGACAAGGTCATTGAACGCGAGCAGGGTGTGCTACGGCGACTAGGGCGTGTCTGA
- a CDS encoding type II toxin-antitoxin system death-on-curing family toxin has protein sequence MSVYLDLDDLRLVAAHAIEGEAAARDYGLLESAVARPQATVFGSEAYPDIHTKAAALLHSLCRNHALVDGNKRLAWTACQVLLGLNGQWVTASEDDRFDFMIAIASGAIDEVHEIAAQLRPWCG, from the coding sequence GTGAGCGTCTACCTGGACCTCGATGACTTGCGTCTCGTCGCCGCGCACGCGATCGAGGGGGAAGCTGCCGCCCGGGACTACGGATTGTTGGAATCCGCAGTGGCCCGCCCCCAGGCCACGGTTTTCGGCTCCGAGGCCTATCCTGACATCCACACCAAAGCCGCCGCCTTGTTGCATTCCCTCTGTCGCAACCACGCTCTCGTCGACGGCAACAAACGCCTGGCATGGACTGCATGCCAGGTTCTCCTGGGTCTCAACGGCCAGTGGGTGACGGCCAGCGAGGACGACCGCTTCGACTTCATGATCGCCATTGCTTCTGGTGCAATCGACGAAGTACACGAGATCGCCGCGCAACTGCGGCCATGGTGCGGCTGA
- a CDS encoding DUF2293 domain-containing protein, which yields MAKVKVETRVARVAEEVLTERGAVRLVDILVGLGWLAAPNVARWERGRVPKLDMTVQVDGAKVIEAAEALQDWAQGRDLERRDGNYGDLVFTTDPNPDVERAYRTHWATPGHVDPVTERPARPREIVVLLPHNAWECSSCGDTGDFLLKGKIGTLCLHCADLGHLEFLPSGDAALTRRARKASRLSAVVVRWSRRRHRYERQGILAEPAALEQAAQECLSDADLRGRRRDRDKLRREDEDVRFQGEFAAAIREQFPGCPPERAGAIALHAAVRGSGRVGRSAAARRLDPDAVRLAVAASVRHLDTDYDDLLMSGVDRDTARAQVYNRVEDVLNAWRDGVAMLDK from the coding sequence ATGGCGAAGGTCAAGGTCGAAACGCGAGTGGCGCGAGTCGCCGAGGAGGTGCTGACCGAACGAGGAGCGGTCCGCCTCGTCGACATCCTGGTCGGCCTCGGCTGGCTCGCGGCGCCCAATGTAGCGCGGTGGGAGCGGGGCCGTGTACCCAAGCTTGATATGACGGTCCAGGTCGACGGCGCAAAGGTCATCGAAGCAGCGGAAGCGTTGCAGGACTGGGCTCAAGGGCGTGATCTGGAGCGACGGGACGGAAACTACGGCGACCTGGTCTTCACCACCGATCCCAATCCCGACGTCGAACGCGCGTACCGCACACACTGGGCGACACCGGGTCATGTCGACCCGGTGACCGAGCGGCCGGCCCGTCCCCGCGAGATCGTCGTGTTGTTGCCACACAACGCGTGGGAGTGCTCATCCTGCGGCGACACCGGCGACTTCCTCCTCAAGGGCAAGATCGGCACGCTATGTCTGCACTGCGCCGACCTCGGCCACCTCGAGTTCCTGCCGTCGGGCGACGCAGCACTGACTCGTCGCGCCAGGAAAGCCAGCCGACTGTCTGCCGTCGTGGTCCGCTGGAGCAGACGACGCCATCGCTACGAGCGACAAGGCATCCTGGCGGAGCCCGCAGCGCTCGAGCAAGCGGCACAAGAATGCCTGTCGGACGCCGATCTACGTGGGCGCCGCAGGGATCGGGACAAGCTTCGTCGGGAAGATGAGGATGTGCGCTTCCAAGGCGAGTTCGCCGCCGCGATCCGCGAGCAGTTCCCCGGATGTCCACCCGAGCGCGCCGGGGCGATCGCACTGCATGCCGCGGTCCGCGGCAGTGGTCGCGTGGGGCGCAGCGCGGCTGCGCGGAGGTTGGATCCCGACGCGGTCCGCCTGGCGGTCGCCGCGTCCGTCCGCCACCTCGACACCGACTACGACGACCTGCTCATGTCGGGCGTCGATCGTGATACCGCGCGAGCGCAGGTATACAACCGCGTCGAGGACGTCCTCAACGCATGGCGCGACGGTGTCGCGATGCTCGACAAATAG
- a CDS encoding ADP-ribosylglycohydrolase family protein, which translates to MASYNDRVEGVLLGTAAGDALGAPYEFQPPRKPDQQVAMTGGGVWERGEWTDDTAMAVAIAEVAATGVDLRDSAAHDAIVDRWLEWSHHTKDIGIQTGSVLRSAARSGTITAAAARAASKEYHGRTGHAAGNGSLMRTAPVALAYLDDEDAMVEAARAISELTHFDPDTGDACVLWCSAIRHAVLTGALDARIGLRYLPSDRQRLWAKRLDDAENGVPASFPNNGWVVTALQAAWSAIATTPVPEDDPAAGVFRADHLPRALDAAVRAGYDTDTVAAIAGGLLGAAHGASAVPGEWRRVLHGWPGATAHRLVSLASAIERGGKPELFDHSYSGSPIDTCARHPYDDGVVLGGIGVLRDLPADVDAVVSLCRLADEDMRDDMPHVQVRLIDQTDRDENPHLDYVLLNTVQLVEELRREGRTVLVHCVAAYSRTPTLGALYGARLRGVSVDEAVREVTAVLPDAYPNRAFREALRRIGSGGPR; encoded by the coding sequence ATGGCGTCTTACAACGATCGTGTCGAGGGTGTGCTGTTGGGGACCGCGGCGGGGGACGCCCTCGGCGCACCGTACGAATTTCAGCCGCCGCGCAAGCCGGACCAGCAGGTGGCCATGACCGGCGGTGGCGTCTGGGAACGCGGCGAGTGGACCGACGACACCGCGATGGCGGTCGCGATTGCGGAGGTCGCTGCAACGGGCGTCGACCTGCGGGATTCGGCAGCACACGATGCCATCGTGGACCGATGGCTGGAGTGGTCGCACCACACCAAAGACATTGGCATCCAGACAGGTTCAGTGCTGCGTTCGGCGGCGCGCAGCGGCACCATCACCGCCGCGGCCGCCAGGGCCGCGTCGAAGGAGTACCACGGGCGCACCGGCCACGCGGCCGGCAATGGCTCGCTGATGCGGACCGCACCCGTCGCGTTGGCGTATCTCGACGATGAGGACGCCATGGTCGAAGCGGCCCGCGCGATCAGCGAGCTCACCCATTTCGACCCGGATACAGGTGATGCGTGCGTGTTGTGGTGCAGTGCGATCCGGCATGCGGTGCTCACCGGCGCGCTCGACGCGCGTATCGGACTGCGGTACCTCCCTTCCGATCGGCAGCGGCTATGGGCCAAGCGGCTCGACGATGCCGAGAACGGTGTGCCCGCGTCGTTCCCGAACAACGGTTGGGTGGTGACAGCGCTACAGGCGGCGTGGTCGGCGATCGCGACGACCCCGGTGCCAGAAGATGATCCGGCCGCCGGCGTGTTTCGCGCCGACCACCTGCCGCGGGCGTTGGACGCCGCAGTGCGGGCGGGCTACGACACCGACACCGTCGCAGCGATCGCGGGTGGTCTGCTCGGCGCAGCCCACGGCGCGTCGGCTGTCCCGGGTGAATGGCGACGGGTGCTGCACGGCTGGCCCGGCGCCACGGCGCACCGCCTGGTCTCATTGGCGTCGGCGATCGAGCGCGGCGGCAAGCCGGAGCTGTTCGACCACTCGTATTCGGGTTCGCCGATCGACACGTGTGCGCGCCATCCCTACGACGACGGCGTGGTGCTCGGCGGGATCGGGGTGTTGCGCGACCTGCCCGCCGACGTCGACGCGGTGGTGTCGCTGTGCCGGCTCGCCGACGAGGACATGCGCGACGACATGCCCCACGTCCAGGTGCGGCTGATCGACCAAACAGACCGCGACGAGAACCCTCATTTGGATTACGTCCTTTTGAACACGGTCCAGCTGGTCGAGGAGCTACGTCGCGAAGGCCGCACCGTCCTCGTGCACTGCGTCGCCGCGTACAGCCGCACACCGACCTTGGGCGCGCTGTACGGCGCACGGCTTCGCGGGGTGAGCGTCGACGAAGCGGTGCGCGAGGTGACTGCTGTGCTGCCGGATGCATACCCGAACCGGGCCTTTCGAGAGGCGTTGCGGCGCATCGGGAGTGGGGGGCCGCGGTGA
- a CDS encoding NUDIX hydrolase — protein sequence MSRHPYRDASGRTLAEYPRPSVAVDTAVLTLDPAAGLVVLEVRRPHDKGWALPGTFLHQGEVLAAAVDRSLQEKANVRGLHPRQLRVFDDPRRDDRGWVLSVAHVEVVQPGRLESRFPGRTRLMPIDRHGRLPFDHAGIIKLAVDHIRSRYADKPDPDGLLGDEFTLRELRLAHEAVAGHPLQRDTFRRAMEPHLIATGATTTRGRGRPAEVFRRDA from the coding sequence ATGAGCCGTCATCCGTACCGGGACGCCAGTGGGCGGACCCTCGCCGAGTATCCGCGGCCGTCGGTAGCGGTGGACACCGCGGTGCTCACGCTCGACCCCGCAGCGGGCCTGGTCGTGCTGGAGGTGCGTCGGCCACATGACAAGGGTTGGGCGCTGCCGGGCACCTTCCTGCATCAGGGTGAGGTGCTGGCCGCCGCCGTCGATCGCTCGTTGCAGGAGAAGGCCAACGTACGAGGGTTGCACCCGCGGCAGCTGCGCGTGTTCGACGACCCCAGGCGCGACGACCGCGGTTGGGTGCTCTCCGTGGCGCACGTCGAGGTGGTGCAACCCGGGCGGCTGGAGTCGCGGTTCCCTGGCCGGACCCGGCTCATGCCGATCGACAGGCACGGGCGGCTGCCGTTCGACCACGCCGGGATCATCAAGCTCGCCGTCGACCACATCCGTTCGCGCTATGCCGACAAGCCGGACCCCGACGGGCTGCTCGGCGACGAGTTCACTCTCCGCGAGTTGCGGCTCGCCCACGAGGCCGTCGCCGGGCACCCGCTGCAGCGCGACACATTCCGTCGCGCGATGGAACCGCACCTGATCGCGACGGGCGCGACGACGACGCGAGGCCGCGGACGTCCCGCGGAAGTGTTCCGGCGCGACGCTTAA
- a CDS encoding SEC-C domain-containing protein: MTATPDLIAVLAEILTDQGPLHQDEFGQHLRDHGVDDPASALQWNLLEMDCPARQLVDGRWVWLPALLTGRVFTHRVSTDEAAHDVLTLGPDLSPIAELCEHEEYQHLGDGSTASIVVADYDDELLDERAIPAGVVDSDGALLLLEPGALARLGLAEGDMVGLRLTTDGLVLEGVDVTTQHTAGERLAAALDADEPTFADAAVWTACVADSALFTDPLPPLSEIFDKHGLAYRGDWLAPSGFDWDRWQFEGRCELLAQRHDLDLQDASALAALIEIHDHLWRILAQSDGADVAEIPAPEAAGSGVLGEMGAHLADPLLAELLMAETVGADPGRAPALELFAEMLEPKVPRAARVACRWLRAVALERVGDVAEAERELLAAESMDPDWPPPLIDLARIASDRGDAERGLRLLRRAGADADHPLVELLQTYRAEPRSDLGRNDPCWCGSGRKYKKCHLGHEQLALADRVQWLYTKAIQHVLDAEWRELLAELAYERYRHTHDLPEAIEAGMADPLVMDIALVEGGAFADFLEARGSLLPDDERWLAEQWLLVDRSVFEVESVNPGVSVAVRDVRTGDTHEVRERTASRQLKPGQLICTRVLPDGEGMQFFGGVEPVALHERDPLIDLLDVGPDPVELMAALSRRFAPATLTNTEGDPLAICEATLRVGDPERLEAVLDEAYDRLDDEDPPRWHEHVKTHGMSRIRAMLVREGETLRVETNSAERMDRVLATLLRRDPTTRIIDESRRPIRDTRDAAELANEVPRSETALDPADPEVAAMLDEFVREYEANWLVAPIPALDGHTPRDAAADPTRRGDLIRLLASFPADDGTPGHMSADRLRKALGLE, encoded by the coding sequence GTGACGGCGACGCCTGACCTCATTGCGGTCCTCGCGGAGATTCTCACAGACCAAGGCCCCCTGCATCAGGATGAGTTCGGCCAGCACCTGCGCGACCACGGCGTCGACGATCCGGCATCCGCCTTACAGTGGAACCTGCTCGAGATGGATTGCCCGGCAAGGCAGCTGGTCGACGGTCGCTGGGTATGGCTGCCAGCCCTGCTGACCGGGCGGGTGTTCACCCACCGGGTCAGCACAGATGAAGCGGCCCACGACGTACTCACCCTGGGGCCGGACCTGAGCCCGATCGCCGAGCTGTGCGAGCATGAGGAATATCAGCACCTCGGCGACGGGTCAACCGCTTCTATCGTGGTGGCCGACTACGACGACGAACTGCTCGACGAGCGGGCCATTCCGGCCGGGGTGGTCGATTCGGACGGGGCGCTACTCCTCCTCGAACCCGGGGCGTTGGCGCGACTCGGCCTCGCTGAAGGCGACATGGTCGGCCTGCGGCTGACCACCGACGGACTCGTCCTCGAGGGGGTCGACGTCACCACCCAGCACACCGCCGGCGAACGGCTGGCCGCGGCTCTTGACGCGGACGAACCGACCTTCGCCGACGCGGCAGTATGGACAGCGTGCGTCGCGGACTCCGCACTGTTCACCGACCCGCTGCCGCCACTGAGCGAGATTTTCGACAAGCACGGCCTGGCGTACCGTGGCGACTGGCTTGCCCCCAGCGGGTTCGACTGGGACCGTTGGCAATTCGAAGGTCGATGCGAACTACTGGCCCAGCGGCACGACCTCGACCTCCAAGACGCGTCAGCCCTTGCCGCCCTAATCGAGATCCACGACCACTTGTGGCGGATTCTGGCCCAGTCGGATGGCGCAGATGTAGCAGAAATTCCGGCCCCCGAAGCCGCCGGTTCTGGCGTTCTCGGCGAAATGGGGGCACACCTTGCCGACCCGCTGCTGGCTGAGCTGCTGATGGCCGAAACCGTCGGCGCCGACCCAGGCCGTGCTCCCGCGCTGGAGCTCTTCGCCGAGATGCTGGAGCCCAAGGTGCCGCGCGCCGCGCGGGTGGCGTGTCGGTGGCTGCGCGCGGTGGCGCTGGAGCGGGTCGGCGACGTCGCCGAGGCGGAGCGGGAACTGCTCGCGGCCGAGTCGATGGATCCTGATTGGCCGCCGCCCTTGATCGATCTGGCCCGCATCGCCTCTGATCGTGGCGATGCCGAGCGCGGGTTGAGGTTGTTGCGTCGTGCAGGCGCCGACGCAGACCACCCGCTGGTGGAACTGTTGCAGACATATCGAGCCGAGCCGCGCAGTGATCTCGGCCGCAACGATCCGTGCTGGTGCGGGTCGGGACGTAAGTACAAGAAGTGCCACCTGGGGCATGAGCAGTTGGCACTGGCCGATCGCGTGCAATGGTTGTACACGAAGGCGATTCAGCACGTGCTAGACGCGGAATGGCGGGAACTGCTTGCCGAATTGGCCTACGAGCGATATCGGCACACGCACGATCTCCCGGAGGCGATCGAAGCCGGGATGGCGGATCCGCTGGTGATGGACATCGCGCTGGTCGAGGGCGGCGCGTTCGCGGACTTTCTCGAGGCGCGGGGTTCGCTGTTACCTGACGACGAGCGCTGGTTGGCCGAGCAGTGGCTGCTGGTCGACCGTTCGGTGTTCGAGGTGGAGAGCGTGAATCCCGGTGTGAGCGTTGCCGTGCGCGACGTGCGCACCGGTGACACCCACGAGGTGCGCGAGCGGACGGCCAGCCGGCAGCTCAAGCCCGGTCAGTTGATTTGCACGCGCGTGCTTCCCGACGGCGAGGGCATGCAGTTCTTCGGCGGAGTCGAGCCGGTCGCACTCCACGAACGCGATCCGTTGATCGACCTTCTCGACGTGGGCCCCGATCCGGTGGAGCTGATGGCCGCCCTCAGCCGACGGTTCGCGCCGGCGACGCTGACCAACACCGAGGGTGACCCATTGGCGATCTGTGAGGCCACGTTGCGGGTCGGTGATCCCGAGCGGCTCGAGGCTGTGTTGGACGAGGCCTACGACCGGTTGGACGACGAGGACCCGCCACGCTGGCATGAACACGTCAAAACTCATGGAATGTCGCGTATCCGGGCAATGCTGGTGCGTGAGGGAGAAACGCTTCGGGTCGAAACCAACAGCGCCGAGCGGATGGATCGCGTGCTGGCCACGTTGCTGCGGCGCGACCCCACGACACGAATCATCGACGAATCGCGCCGCCCGATTCGCGACACCCGCGACGCCGCCGAGTTGGCCAACGAGGTGCCACGTTCCGAAACGGCGCTCGACCCCGCTGATCCCGAGGTGGCCGCGATGCTCGATGAGTTCGTTCGCGAGTACGAAGCCAACTGGCTCGTCGCGCCCATCCCCGCTCTCGACGGTCACACACCGCGCGACGCGGCCGCCGATCCCACTCGGCGCGGTGATTTGATCAGACTCCTGGCCAGCTTCCCCGCCGATGACGGCACTCCCGGACACATGAGCGCCGACCGGTTGCGCAAGGCCCTGGGCCTCGAGTAG
- a CDS encoding flavin monoamine oxidase family protein produces MADVDYCVVGAGFAGLTAALRLKQAGHSVALLEARDRVGGRTFTEVRDDGAWIDRGGAWIGPGQDAIYALMKEFGVPSYKQYTDGDAMMYVDGRKYRYTGTIPLSMSPWAVANIGTVFLELTQMCKSIPVEAPWAARKAHKWDQISWAAWLDRNTLSKPARQLLESSVAGLYTSAASEISLLFVLYQMAAAGGPSFVLGVKDAAEDERPVGGMGAVHRAVATELGDAIHLSQPVRSIEQSADAVVVRSDDMVVNARRAIVAVPISIASQIRYEPMLPVDRFFLHQRMPSGAVYKIALVYDEPFWRADGLSGQSFTPGSPANLTIDSCTDTGSPGMLTVITEGPEARRLGGLGDDERRNAVLNAVAERFGRKALSPTDYVEQNWSVERYSGGGMIAHTPPGVLTEFGPALREPCGRIHWAGTETSAVMYGFIDGAVRSGERAAAEVMEREAMAVA; encoded by the coding sequence ATGGCGGACGTGGACTATTGCGTAGTGGGCGCCGGGTTCGCCGGCTTGACCGCCGCGTTGCGCCTGAAGCAGGCAGGTCATTCGGTGGCGTTGCTGGAAGCCCGCGACCGCGTCGGTGGCCGGACCTTCACCGAGGTACGGGACGACGGTGCCTGGATCGACCGCGGCGGTGCCTGGATCGGCCCCGGCCAGGACGCCATCTACGCGCTCATGAAGGAATTCGGAGTGCCGAGCTACAAGCAGTACACCGACGGCGACGCGATGATGTACGTCGACGGCAGAAAGTACCGGTACACGGGAACGATCCCCCTGTCGATGAGCCCGTGGGCCGTCGCCAACATCGGCACCGTCTTTCTCGAACTGACACAGATGTGCAAATCCATTCCGGTGGAGGCCCCGTGGGCCGCGCGCAAGGCGCACAAGTGGGACCAGATCAGCTGGGCGGCGTGGCTGGACAGGAACACGTTGTCCAAGCCCGCCCGGCAACTGCTGGAAAGCTCGGTCGCCGGACTGTATACGTCGGCGGCGTCGGAAATCTCGCTGTTGTTCGTGCTCTACCAGATGGCGGCGGCCGGCGGGCCCAGCTTCGTGCTGGGGGTCAAGGATGCGGCCGAGGACGAGCGACCGGTCGGCGGCATGGGCGCCGTCCACCGGGCGGTGGCGACCGAACTAGGCGACGCCATCCACCTGTCCCAGCCCGTGCGAAGCATCGAGCAGAGCGCCGACGCGGTGGTCGTGCGATCCGATGACATGGTGGTCAACGCGCGCCGAGCCATCGTCGCCGTACCGATTTCGATAGCCAGCCAGATCCGTTATGAGCCAATGCTTCCCGTCGATCGGTTTTTCCTGCACCAGCGGATGCCCAGCGGGGCGGTCTACAAGATCGCGCTGGTGTACGACGAGCCGTTCTGGCGGGCGGACGGCTTGTCGGGCCAGTCGTTCACGCCGGGCTCACCGGCCAACCTCACGATCGATTCATGCACCGACACCGGCAGTCCCGGGATGTTGACCGTCATCACCGAGGGCCCCGAAGCACGCCGGCTCGGCGGCCTCGGCGACGACGAGCGTAGGAACGCGGTACTGAACGCTGTCGCGGAAAGATTTGGCCGCAAGGCGCTTTCGCCCACCGACTACGTCGAGCAGAACTGGTCCGTCGAACGCTACTCGGGCGGCGGGATGATCGCCCACACCCCGCCGGGCGTGCTCACCGAGTTCGGTCCGGCACTGCGTGAGCCGTGCGGGCGCATCCACTGGGCCGGCACCGAAACCTCGGCCGTGATGTACGGGTTCATCGACGGCGCCGTGCGCTCGGGCGAACGGGCCGCCGCGGAGGTCATGGAGCGTGAAGCGATGGCGGTGGCGTGA
- a CDS encoding helix-turn-helix transcriptional regulator, which yields MASYGGDLIREARRRAGLTQAELADRAGTAQPAIARWESGRTAVSLDDVIRLVRLCGFGIELQIVERDDSDLAQAARLAPLSGQQRLDRHARLARQLEGLRTAGSRG from the coding sequence GTGGCATCTTACGGTGGTGATCTGATCCGAGAGGCACGTCGACGTGCCGGCCTCACCCAGGCCGAACTCGCCGACCGTGCCGGCACTGCCCAGCCCGCCATAGCACGCTGGGAATCGGGTCGCACCGCGGTGAGCCTCGACGACGTCATTCGGCTTGTCCGCCTCTGCGGGTTCGGCATTGAATTGCAGATCGTCGAACGCGATGACAGCGACCTCGCCCAAGCCGCCCGGCTCGCTCCACTGAGTGGTCAGCAGCGGCTTGACCGTCACGCCCGATTGGCACGTCAGCTCGAGGGACTGCGGACGGCCGGCAGCCGAGGCTGA
- a CDS encoding ERCC4 domain-containing protein — protein sequence MAELLIAVNPQRDSRLPYLLRVPQPGGDLLFRTSGTWPRVKALYCHPMSVDEWPADAEIVERLPLQSCQRRGAAIDVILKRGRENRSQIVFTTARGRETVFWQSPRTRKQARPNVRTPTARAQGIEQLPILVDAHERYAYTFGTQQVRLERRALPCGDYGIAVDGTLVASVERKSLSDLASSLTSGKLRYQMGHLASLPRAAVVVEDRYSQLFRVDFVRPAVLADHLAELQIRWPTVPIVFCETRRLAEEWTYRFLAAAHTWAVTEEAVLQRIATVPVAVTSPSTSGSSTASVRAWARDAGLPVSDRGRLRPEIWQAWREANDQPPVTPPPSLHAP from the coding sequence GTGGCGGAGTTGCTGATCGCGGTGAATCCGCAGCGGGATTCCCGGCTGCCCTACCTGCTGCGTGTGCCGCAGCCGGGCGGGGACCTGCTGTTTCGGACGTCGGGCACCTGGCCGCGCGTCAAGGCGCTGTACTGCCACCCGATGAGCGTCGACGAATGGCCCGCTGACGCCGAGATCGTCGAACGGCTACCGCTGCAATCGTGCCAACGGCGAGGTGCCGCGATCGACGTGATCCTGAAACGCGGCCGGGAGAACCGATCGCAGATCGTGTTTACCACCGCGCGGGGGCGCGAGACGGTGTTCTGGCAGTCGCCGCGCACGCGGAAACAGGCGCGACCCAATGTCCGCACCCCGACAGCGCGTGCTCAGGGCATCGAGCAGTTGCCGATACTGGTGGACGCGCACGAACGGTATGCGTACACGTTCGGCACCCAGCAGGTCAGGCTCGAGCGGCGGGCACTGCCGTGCGGTGACTACGGGATCGCCGTGGACGGCACGCTGGTGGCCAGCGTGGAGCGAAAGTCGTTGTCGGATCTGGCTTCCAGCCTGACCAGTGGCAAGCTCCGCTACCAGATGGGGCATCTGGCATCTCTTCCGCGCGCGGCGGTCGTCGTCGAGGACCGGTACTCACAGCTGTTCCGGGTCGACTTCGTGCGTCCGGCGGTCCTGGCCGACCACCTCGCCGAACTGCAGATTCGTTGGCCTACAGTGCCGATCGTGTTCTGCGAGACTCGGCGGCTCGCCGAGGAGTGGACGTACCGGTTCCTCGCCGCCGCACATACGTGGGCGGTCACCGAAGAGGCTGTGCTGCAGCGCATTGCGACGGTGCCGGTCGCGGTCACTTCGCCGTCGACGTCGGGGTCCAGCACGGCCTCGGTCCGCGCCTGGGCGCGTGACGCCGGGCTGCCGGTGTCCGATCGCGGTCGACTGCGCCCGGAGATCTGGCAGGCCTGGCGCGAGGCAAACGATCAGCCTCCGGTCACGCCACCGCCATCGCTTCACGCTCCATGA